The following coding sequences are from one Natrarchaeobaculum sulfurireducens window:
- the nrfD gene encoding NrfD/PsrC family molybdoenzyme membrane anchor subunit, translating into MSSSEKRAEAGVVVPEFGTRGKAWLGVLVLAIVVGFGAWGYQLSQGLAVTGMNNVFSWGLYIMLFVLFIGLSAGGLIISSAPKFFHSDRYATLAPLGILLSLACIVVAGLLILPDLGRPSRVIGFLTSPDFRSPMVWDFGIVLVYGLFSAGYLWLLTRRDLAKMGSRLAFGTEDTEEGRKKDRKLAFWAAAVAIPLAIALHSVTGWIFATQIGRGDWFNPLVAPMFIMKALVSGLALLVVTAILVDRFTRFRLPQKLVPELGKVLGVFVAIHVVYLVAAERLPHAWASEFEFWAITSAFLVGDSIHFWLWTVVGGAVPIVLLAVPSLRRKLWVVFVASVLAIVGILFEGVYLLFTGYQDLNIDAAPGVTSGTDYVGVGSDVWVTAGYYTPTLVELLVTIGIVALGALIVTLGLRFVPIQPGGGEAVRVSRTEQQTTDTDASVATDGGRDTPGGGPR; encoded by the coding sequence ATGAGTTCGTCCGAGAAACGAGCCGAGGCGGGCGTCGTCGTTCCCGAGTTCGGCACTCGCGGGAAGGCCTGGCTGGGCGTGCTCGTGCTGGCGATCGTCGTCGGCTTCGGCGCGTGGGGCTATCAGCTCAGCCAGGGGCTCGCAGTCACCGGGATGAACAACGTCTTCTCCTGGGGACTGTACATCATGCTGTTCGTCCTCTTCATCGGTCTCTCTGCGGGTGGATTGATCATCTCGAGTGCACCGAAGTTCTTCCACTCGGACCGGTACGCGACGCTGGCGCCGCTGGGGATCCTGCTGAGCCTGGCGTGTATCGTCGTCGCCGGGCTGTTGATCCTGCCGGACCTGGGTCGTCCGAGCCGCGTGATCGGCTTTCTCACGTCGCCGGACTTCAGGTCGCCGATGGTGTGGGACTTCGGGATCGTGCTCGTCTACGGGCTGTTCAGCGCCGGCTACCTCTGGCTGCTGACGCGGCGCGACCTCGCGAAGATGGGCTCGCGCCTCGCGTTCGGCACCGAGGACACGGAAGAGGGGCGCAAGAAAGACCGTAAACTGGCGTTCTGGGCCGCCGCAGTGGCGATTCCGCTCGCCATTGCGCTGCACTCGGTGACCGGCTGGATCTTCGCGACCCAGATCGGTCGTGGCGACTGGTTCAACCCGCTAGTCGCGCCGATGTTCATCATGAAGGCGCTGGTCTCCGGGCTGGCGCTGCTGGTCGTGACGGCGATTCTGGTCGATCGGTTCACTCGGTTCCGGTTGCCACAGAAACTCGTCCCCGAGTTAGGGAAGGTCCTGGGTGTGTTCGTCGCGATTCACGTCGTCTATCTGGTCGCAGCCGAACGGCTCCCCCACGCGTGGGCATCGGAGTTCGAATTCTGGGCGATCACGAGCGCGTTCTTGGTGGGCGACTCCATCCACTTCTGGCTGTGGACGGTCGTCGGCGGGGCGGTGCCGATCGTCCTGCTGGCGGTCCCGTCCTTGCGCCGAAAACTGTGGGTAGTGTTCGTCGCGAGCGTACTGGCGATCGTCGGCATCCTCTTCGAGGGCGTCTACCTGCTCTTTACGGGCTATCAGGACCTGAACATCGACGCGGCACCGGGCGTGACCAGCGGCACCGACTACGTCGGAGTCGGCTCGGACGTCTGGGTGACCGCAGGCTACTACACGCCGACGCTGGTCGAACTGCTGGTGACGATCGGGATCGTCGCACTCGGTGCGCTGATCGTCACGCTCGGGCTCCGATTCGTGCCGATCCAGCCCGGTGGCGGTGAAGCCGTCCGAGTCAGCCGGACCGAACAGCAGACGACGGACACCGACGCGTCCGTCGCCACTGATGGTGGACGGGACACTCCTGGTGGTGGCCCACGATGA
- a CDS encoding 4Fe-4S dicluster domain-containing protein produces the protein MVNYGMVIDQERCIGCHACAVACNDENNVSMGNAWNRILTVGGDGMDTPNGEFPENGGDGTLSMDYQPTACQHCQNAPCVKVCPVNATYTRDDGIVEVNYDKCMGCRYCMSACPYNARVFNYDEPETVPPDGTGNVEEREQGVVEKCTFCSHRLEEGLDPACTIACPSSARIFGDLDDPDSTVSRYVKQYDTDQLLEELDTEPNTHYVNGEMTPGRNHLGNEMESELEEPPQRREEITYEPPGGTEDETGGEA, from the coding sequence ATGGTAAACTACGGGATGGTAATCGATCAGGAACGGTGTATCGGCTGTCACGCCTGCGCCGTGGCCTGCAACGACGAGAACAACGTCTCGATGGGGAACGCCTGGAACCGGATCCTGACCGTCGGCGGTGACGGGATGGATACACCGAACGGTGAGTTCCCGGAAAACGGCGGTGACGGAACGCTGTCGATGGACTACCAGCCGACGGCGTGTCAACACTGTCAGAACGCCCCCTGTGTGAAGGTGTGTCCGGTCAACGCGACCTACACGCGCGACGACGGCATCGTCGAAGTCAACTACGACAAGTGTATGGGCTGTCGCTACTGTATGAGCGCCTGTCCGTACAACGCCCGCGTGTTCAACTACGACGAACCAGAAACCGTTCCCCCGGACGGCACCGGTAACGTCGAAGAGCGCGAGCAGGGCGTCGTCGAGAAGTGTACCTTCTGTAGCCACCGCCTCGAGGAGGGGCTCGATCCGGCCTGTACGATCGCGTGTCCGTCGAGCGCCCGCATCTTCGGCGACCTCGACGATCCGGACAGCACCGTCTCGCGGTACGTCAAGCAGTACGACACGGACCAGTTGCTCGAGGAACTCGACACCGAGCCGAACACCCACTACGTCAACGGTGAGATGACGCCTGGACGAAACCACCTGGGCAACGAGATGGAAAGTGAACTCGAAGAGCCACCCCAGCGCCGCGAGGAGATCACGTACGAGCCGCCGGGTGGTACCGAGGACGAAACGGGAGGTGAAGCCTGA
- a CDS encoding TorD/DmsD family molecular chaperone produces MSTSALSPTDEQDRTVLAGGYAVLAACWRQPTKTLLEDVAVETLADVDPAVRDADIESLRVEHARLFVGPEEPKCPPYESVYRDSRDSVLGPTTRAVVKWYQTYGLGLDPDWPDLPDHVATELEFAAYLLEHEDVETCEQFLDEHPRQWMTAFLEGVRRETREPYYRALAELTAAAIEQ; encoded by the coding sequence ATGAGTACGTCCGCACTGTCTCCGACCGACGAACAGGACCGAACGGTGCTAGCTGGCGGCTACGCCGTGCTGGCAGCGTGCTGGCGACAGCCAACCAAAACCCTGCTCGAGGACGTGGCGGTCGAAACGCTGGCCGACGTGGATCCAGCGGTTCGGGACGCCGACATCGAGTCCCTGCGTGTCGAGCACGCACGGCTGTTCGTCGGTCCGGAAGAGCCGAAATGTCCGCCCTACGAGAGCGTCTATCGTGACTCGAGGGACTCCGTCCTCGGCCCGACGACGCGGGCGGTCGTCAAGTGGTACCAGACTTACGGACTGGGGTTAGATCCCGACTGGCCCGATCTACCGGACCACGTCGCGACCGAACTCGAGTTCGCGGCGTACCTGCTCGAGCACGAGGACGTCGAGACCTGCGAACAGTTCCTCGACGAACATCCCCGTCAGTGGATGACTGCGTTCCTCGAGGGCGTTCGTCGGGAGACTCGTGAGCCGTATTACCGGGCGCTTGCGGAGTTGACTGCTGCCGCGATCGAGCAGTAA
- a CDS encoding TorD/DmsD family molecular chaperone translates to MTDTTPDDPTADGIDSRPVGAHDDPLEAERETIAGLYEFAADVFADPPSPEAVEQLIALGAADDDLAPTDRLRRGFAGLERWRREVDDPEAAAAVLERSHTQLFVGPRPKLQAHESYYAGDFLGEPLARVHGSYAELGLEPASDLREEADHAAVELRVLALLTRREADEPTAKSWFLGEHGWWWDEFAADVDDVAGEDDAFYRAVAELAAGLVAFDAERLGVDPELPVEVDR, encoded by the coding sequence ATGACCGATACGACACCCGACGACCCGACGGCCGACGGCATCGACAGCCGACCAGTCGGCGCACATGACGACCCACTCGAGGCAGAGCGCGAGACGATCGCCGGCCTCTATGAGTTCGCAGCAGACGTGTTTGCCGACCCCCCCAGTCCGGAGGCGGTCGAACAGCTCATTGCTCTCGGCGCAGCCGACGACGACCTCGCACCCACCGACCGTCTTCGGCGTGGCTTCGCCGGACTCGAGCGGTGGCGACGCGAGGTCGACGACCCCGAGGCGGCGGCCGCGGTGCTCGAGCGCAGCCACACGCAGCTGTTCGTCGGCCCGCGGCCGAAGCTCCAGGCTCACGAATCGTACTACGCCGGCGACTTCCTCGGCGAGCCACTTGCCCGGGTCCACGGCAGCTACGCCGAACTCGGCCTCGAGCCGGCATCGGACCTCCGGGAGGAAGCCGACCACGCGGCCGTCGAACTCCGCGTGCTCGCGTTGCTCACGCGACGTGAAGCCGACGAGCCGACGGCGAAGTCGTGGTTCCTCGGCGAACACGGCTGGTGGTGGGACGAGTTCGCAGCCGACGTCGACGACGTCGCTGGCGAGGATGACGCGTTCTACCGCGCCGTCGCCGAACTGGCTGCCGGACTCGTCGCGTTCGACGCCGAGCGGCTGGGCGTCGACCCCGAGCTCCCAGTGGAGGTGGATCGATGA
- a CDS encoding aldehyde ferredoxin oxidoreductase family protein — MDGLHGRVAVADLDAGEVATCPIPDSWLERHLGGRGLGIRLLLESMSAGVDPLGPENRLVFAAGPLSGYSVPGSSRYWVGARSPLTGSLGESYSGGSFGHFLARSGVDAILVEGRADDPVVLRVTDGDLTLEPAGDCWGEPTDVVDDALASRPNRAVAAIGPAGEHEVHLASIINDSGHAAGGRGLGAVMGAKRLKAVVVGGDSPPPLAEPERFERLTRAFRRGLAENERLQQWATFGTTAAVEILHEQGLLPTKHFERGRFEGADEIGARALNASLQVGQRGCLGCPLECKPVVRGECRGVSIDDASGPEYETLAAFGSLLCNDDLEAIALANQRCNALGMDTIGVGHVIAAAMEAGHVEWGDADAILGLVEQIATREGIGDVLADGPDAAAEALGIDDAATVKGAPAGMHDPRGKKGLGLSAATSPRGATHMEGFHDTLVEHHVETDLPVETGLAADATDGKPDAVVTFENAQSFVNSLVFCSHVVVTVGPDRNFESLCALAAAATGLELSVETALEIGERNYALGKLFAAREGFSITDDSLPKRLRKPLADDPGGPDLPPASFDREELEAMKRDYYDRRGWTDDGIAPETLERLGLSRVATARQCAPDHQTGRRSVCESLQLLL, encoded by the coding sequence GTGGACGGACTCCACGGCCGCGTCGCCGTCGCCGACCTCGACGCCGGTGAGGTAGCCACGTGTCCGATCCCCGACTCGTGGCTCGAGCGCCACCTCGGCGGTCGGGGACTGGGTATCCGCCTGCTGCTCGAGTCGATGTCAGCGGGAGTCGATCCGCTCGGCCCCGAGAACCGACTCGTGTTCGCGGCGGGGCCGCTTTCGGGCTACTCCGTCCCCGGCAGTTCGCGATACTGGGTGGGTGCCCGTTCGCCGCTGACCGGGAGCCTCGGCGAGTCGTACTCCGGCGGCTCGTTCGGCCACTTCCTCGCCCGGTCCGGCGTCGACGCGATCCTCGTCGAGGGACGCGCCGACGACCCCGTCGTACTCAGAGTGACGGACGGCGACCTCACGCTCGAGCCCGCGGGCGACTGCTGGGGCGAGCCGACGGACGTCGTCGACGACGCGCTGGCGAGCCGTCCGAACCGGGCTGTCGCTGCAATCGGTCCCGCCGGCGAACACGAGGTCCACCTGGCTTCGATCATCAACGACAGCGGCCACGCCGCGGGCGGCCGCGGCCTCGGAGCCGTCATGGGTGCCAAACGGCTCAAGGCAGTCGTCGTCGGCGGTGACAGCCCGCCGCCGCTGGCCGAGCCCGAGCGGTTCGAGAGACTCACTCGAGCGTTCAGACGTGGGCTCGCGGAAAACGAGCGCCTCCAGCAGTGGGCCACCTTCGGTACCACCGCTGCCGTCGAGATCCTCCACGAGCAGGGGTTGCTTCCGACGAAACACTTCGAACGCGGCCGGTTCGAGGGGGCCGACGAGATCGGCGCTCGAGCGCTCAACGCGTCCCTTCAGGTCGGCCAGCGCGGCTGTCTCGGCTGTCCGCTCGAGTGTAAGCCCGTCGTCCGCGGCGAGTGTCGCGGCGTCTCGATCGACGACGCCTCCGGCCCGGAGTACGAGACGCTCGCCGCCTTCGGTAGCCTGCTCTGTAACGACGACCTCGAGGCGATCGCGCTGGCGAACCAGCGCTGTAACGCCCTCGGCATGGACACGATCGGCGTCGGCCACGTGATCGCTGCTGCGATGGAAGCCGGCCATGTCGAGTGGGGCGACGCCGACGCCATACTCGGGCTAGTCGAGCAAATCGCCACCCGTGAGGGGATCGGCGACGTGCTCGCGGACGGCCCGGACGCGGCCGCCGAGGCGCTGGGCATCGACGACGCGGCCACGGTCAAGGGTGCGCCCGCGGGGATGCACGATCCGCGCGGGAAGAAAGGACTGGGGCTCTCGGCCGCGACCTCGCCCCGCGGTGCGACGCACATGGAGGGCTTTCACGATACGCTGGTCGAACACCACGTCGAGACCGACCTGCCGGTCGAAACTGGCCTCGCCGCGGACGCGACCGACGGCAAACCCGACGCCGTCGTCACCTTCGAGAACGCACAGAGCTTCGTCAACTCGCTCGTGTTCTGCTCGCACGTCGTCGTCACCGTCGGACCGGACCGCAATTTCGAGTCGCTGTGTGCTCTCGCCGCCGCAGCCACCGGCCTCGAGCTGTCCGTCGAGACGGCACTCGAAATCGGCGAACGAAACTACGCGCTCGGGAAGCTGTTCGCAGCCAGAGAGGGCTTTTCGATCACCGACGACTCGCTGCCAAAACGGCTCCGGAAGCCACTCGCTGACGATCCAGGCGGACCCGACCTGCCGCCGGCGTCGTTCGACCGCGAGGAACTCGAGGCGATGAAACGCGACTACTACGACCGCCGTGGGTGGACCGACGACGGTATCGCCCCCGAAACGCTCGAGCGACTCGGCCTCAGTAGAGTAGCCACTGCACGTCAATGTGCACCTGATCACCAGACGGGTCGGCGATCAGTGTGCGAATCGTTGCAGTTGTTACTATAG
- a CDS encoding 4Fe-4S binding protein, translated as MTSLALVCDAGTSLDRRAVADAFEGRSITGSSLESVLETATDTASGEPCDRVAIVSTAARNPTHERDRFEADLRAAGVEYVAWIDPRLGRGRSDDERGRIVAAATDAALTLAPESSTERPDPDEDRVVVVGDPALASDLATALPVALVTPEPLGRRLPDVSPVRGRALDLLEGDGGEITVLVDRDGATDRLAADQIVWPGYDGPLADRFDVHAEARGAVSAVARVARERARAPVAVDASRCTVGRRGTAGCRACEVVCPHDAVAISSDGDGSVTIDADACTDCGVCLGACPTEAITSPRAPSLGRLGKATRSALETVSSGGSRLPFVGSDPEPVVIAFTARSVLPAVVEAAVDGPPTVPIPVPNAGRVPAAQLLGTVAAGAGGVAVVADPDEAAAAVDEPTEAARATLEDLAGDAPVERVASADPATVAATLEAVARDEPLVDDPDPILAHGTTASALSAGAVDALADGPQTGISVPALGSISVDADACTLCGACDNLCPTGAIVQHGADALSVDPAACTGCGICVVCPEDAIEVDETVAVPLGDRQRVVEPDGIVCERCGDRFASAAGVEHVRDALEGTSASSLELECCPACRRSSILG; from the coding sequence ATGACCTCGCTCGCGCTGGTCTGTGATGCGGGAACGAGCCTCGATCGGCGCGCTGTCGCCGACGCGTTCGAGGGTCGGTCGATCACCGGTTCGTCGCTCGAGAGCGTCCTCGAGACGGCGACGGACACCGCGAGCGGCGAGCCCTGCGACCGGGTCGCGATCGTCTCGACGGCGGCCCGCAACCCGACTCACGAACGCGACCGGTTCGAGGCCGATCTCCGTGCGGCAGGCGTCGAGTACGTCGCCTGGATCGACCCACGTCTCGGGCGGGGTCGTTCCGACGATGAACGCGGTCGGATCGTCGCCGCGGCGACGGACGCCGCCCTGACGCTCGCACCCGAGTCGTCGACCGAGCGTCCCGATCCCGACGAGGATCGGGTCGTCGTCGTCGGCGATCCGGCGCTGGCGAGCGACCTCGCGACTGCGCTTCCTGTCGCGCTCGTCACCCCGGAGCCGCTCGGCCGGCGACTCCCTGACGTCAGCCCGGTGCGCGGTCGGGCACTCGATCTGCTCGAGGGCGACGGCGGCGAGATCACCGTCCTCGTCGACCGCGACGGAGCGACGGACCGACTCGCGGCCGACCAGATCGTCTGGCCGGGATACGACGGCCCACTCGCAGATCGGTTCGACGTCCACGCCGAGGCTCGAGGGGCCGTCAGCGCCGTGGCTCGCGTCGCCCGCGAACGAGCTCGAGCCCCGGTTGCCGTCGACGCCTCACGATGTACCGTCGGTCGCCGCGGCACGGCTGGCTGTCGGGCCTGTGAGGTCGTCTGTCCGCACGACGCGGTCGCGATATCGAGCGATGGCGACGGGTCGGTGACGATCGACGCCGACGCCTGTACGGACTGTGGCGTCTGTCTCGGCGCGTGCCCGACCGAGGCCATCACGTCGCCGCGAGCCCCCTCGCTCGGGCGGCTCGGGAAGGCGACGCGGTCCGCACTCGAGACGGTCTCGAGCGGTGGCTCACGCCTGCCGTTCGTCGGGAGCGATCCCGAGCCGGTCGTGATCGCGTTCACTGCCCGGTCGGTGCTTCCCGCAGTCGTCGAAGCGGCCGTCGACGGCCCGCCGACGGTCCCGATTCCCGTCCCCAACGCAGGACGGGTTCCGGCAGCCCAGCTGCTGGGAACGGTCGCCGCCGGCGCCGGTGGCGTCGCCGTCGTCGCCGACCCCGACGAAGCCGCAGCAGCCGTCGACGAGCCCACCGAGGCAGCTCGAGCGACGCTCGAGGACCTCGCCGGCGACGCACCCGTCGAACGCGTCGCGTCGGCCGATCCGGCGACGGTCGCGGCCACGCTCGAGGCGGTCGCTCGTGACGAGCCGCTGGTCGACGATCCCGATCCGATCCTGGCTCACGGGACGACGGCGTCAGCGCTCTCGGCGGGGGCCGTCGACGCGCTCGCCGACGGCCCGCAGACAGGGATCTCGGTCCCGGCACTCGGGAGCATCTCGGTCGACGCCGACGCCTGCACGCTGTGTGGTGCCTGTGACAACCTCTGTCCGACGGGTGCGATCGTTCAGCATGGTGCCGACGCGCTGTCGGTCGATCCCGCCGCGTGTACGGGCTGTGGCATCTGTGTCGTCTGTCCCGAGGACGCGATCGAGGTCGACGAGACGGTCGCCGTCCCGCTCGGAGATCGCCAGCGCGTCGTCGAACCGGACGGCATCGTCTGTGAACGCTGTGGCGACCGGTTCGCCAGTGCGGCGGGCGTCGAGCACGTCCGCGACGCACTCGAGGGGACGAGCGCGTCGTCGCTCGAGCTCGAGTGCTGTCCGGCCTGTCGCCGGTCGTCGATCCTGGGGTGA
- a CDS encoding formate dehydrogenase subunit gamma: MATSTDTPGEMPGGADATEAATGERRLERFSSVQVYVHGTIALCIFVLYLTGLPMTFADHLGWLFAIFGYGNIVFLHVAAGVVFITVATYYLLYVALTGLFGPGRIAALPTRQDVSEAIGYVKYLLGRGEKPAADKYTWLQKGEIWVLGVELLVLSVTGLLLWYRGLFVSPEFRAALGGHEHLADVLLLIVRDIHVVVALTMLMGIAFHLYMVNVKERFPFNRTMFTGDVSASRAKHHWADWADEQLEGDADAGHDETPVPSRRTLAVITLALLAFFAVVLLSTLFAAVLSPLPTREYLLALPFDPVTHGAASVVFFLGLNVAVLLIVAGVLAICYGLAKRLRGDF, translated from the coding sequence ATGGCGACAAGCACCGACACACCCGGCGAGATGCCCGGCGGAGCCGACGCGACCGAGGCCGCCACCGGAGAGCGACGGCTCGAGCGCTTCTCGAGCGTGCAGGTGTACGTCCACGGGACGATTGCACTCTGTATTTTCGTCCTCTATCTCACGGGACTACCGATGACGTTCGCCGACCACCTCGGCTGGCTGTTTGCCATCTTCGGCTACGGCAACATCGTATTTCTCCACGTCGCCGCTGGCGTCGTGTTCATCACGGTCGCGACCTACTATCTGCTGTACGTCGCGTTGACCGGCCTCTTCGGGCCGGGACGGATTGCGGCGCTGCCGACCCGCCAGGACGTGAGCGAGGCGATTGGCTATGTCAAGTACCTGCTGGGCCGGGGCGAAAAGCCCGCTGCGGACAAGTACACCTGGCTCCAGAAGGGCGAGATCTGGGTGCTGGGCGTCGAGTTACTGGTACTCAGCGTCACCGGCCTGTTGCTGTGGTATCGCGGGCTGTTCGTCTCGCCGGAGTTCCGTGCGGCACTCGGCGGCCACGAACACCTCGCCGACGTGTTGTTGTTGATCGTCCGGGACATCCACGTCGTCGTCGCGCTGACGATGCTGATGGGAATCGCCTTTCACCTCTACATGGTGAACGTCAAAGAGCGATTCCCGTTCAACCGGACGATGTTCACCGGCGACGTCTCGGCGAGCCGAGCGAAACATCACTGGGCCGACTGGGCCGACGAACAACTCGAGGGCGACGCCGACGCCGGACACGACGAGACGCCGGTGCCGTCGCGACGGACGCTGGCTGTGATCACGCTCGCGTTGCTCGCGTTTTTCGCGGTCGTCCTGCTTTCGACGCTGTTCGCGGCGGTCCTCTCGCCGCTGCCGACCCGGGAGTACCTGCTCGCGTTGCCGTTCGATCCGGTCACGCACGGGGCCGCCAGCGTCGTCTTCTTCCTCGGCCTGAACGTCGCCGTTCTCCTGATCGTCGCGGGCGTGCTCGCGATCTGTTACGGCCTGGCGAAGCGACTCCGAGGTGACTTCTGA
- a CDS encoding 4Fe-4S dicluster domain-containing protein → MSGTPRVIPNVEACIDCGGCEVACMRTWELPEESDRIGVVTHNEGTAGSRFDDGETAVPMTCFHCAEAPCEDVCPTDAISRDDDGLVQVDEDTCLGCSYCAWACPFGAPQFPDEENSTGNAGVMDKCTLCAPRLEEGEEPACVSECATDALVFGTPAELSEQFRENRSDDLFDGDLEQVVFGNE, encoded by the coding sequence ATGTCCGGCACACCACGAGTCATTCCGAACGTCGAGGCGTGTATCGACTGTGGCGGCTGCGAAGTCGCCTGTATGCGAACCTGGGAGCTCCCCGAAGAGAGCGACCGAATCGGGGTCGTTACCCACAACGAGGGCACAGCAGGCAGCCGATTCGACGACGGCGAAACCGCCGTCCCGATGACCTGCTTCCACTGTGCGGAGGCCCCCTGCGAAGACGTCTGTCCGACCGACGCCATCTCGCGCGACGACGATGGACTGGTCCAGGTCGACGAGGACACGTGTCTCGGCTGTAGCTACTGCGCCTGGGCGTGTCCGTTCGGCGCACCGCAGTTCCCCGACGAGGAGAACTCCACGGGCAACGCGGGCGTCATGGACAAGTGTACGCTCTGTGCACCTCGTCTCGAGGAGGGAGAGGAACCCGCCTGCGTCTCCGAGTGTGCGACGGACGCGCTGGTGTTCGGGACGCCTGCGGAACTCTCCGAGCAGTTCCGCGAGAACCGCTCCGACGACCTCTTCGACGGCGACCTCGAGCAGGTGGTGTTCGGCAATGAGTAA